The sequence TGGATGTTGGTTGGCAGCGCACTTTTCTATCCAAGGCAAGGTAAAGCACAGCTTCTTCTGCACCTGTCCTCTGGGGACATTTCGTCTTGCCACACTTCTCCATGGACGTGTGCCTGATGGTCCTGGACTGGGTTCCTGTGGCAGATACAGAACTGTCAGCTGGGGCTGCCTTGGGCCCTGAAGCATCTTGTGCTGTCATGGGAAGGCCTCAAGGAGTATAAGGGGACCTCTGAAGAGTGCGTGTGTCCATAGTCCTTGGTACCTGTAAGTAGGTGCTAGTAGTAATCAGAGGTTGCTGAGACAATAgggtagaaaatgaaaacttataaacatttcaaatattccATGAAGCACCCCCTGAGCCTTGAACGCCGCCTTGCTTCTTATCGCCACCACAGCCTCCTACCATCACCCGCATGGTCTCACCACCACCACAGGAAACAGATTTGAGCACTTTAGTGCCATCCTCGcatctaagtgctttacatgatCATCTCCTTTCATCCTTGTAACCACCACCAAGGGAGGTAGCATCATTGTGCCCATTTAACAGATGGATAAACTGAGGTTTAGGGAGGTTAAGGGACTTGTCCAGCTCTCTCCACTTCTCTGCCTGGACCACTCCACACTTCCCTTGCCCTTCTCTACAATCTCATTTGGTCTCACTACAAAGCTTAAGTTGTCAAGATGGGTACATGATGGGGGGCTGCACAACCTGAATACAGTGAATAAAGGGAAGAAAACAGGATCTGGAATGAAAAGTTCCCTCTCCTGTGTAGTGACGCTGGGAAGTGTGTGTGTCAAGGGAGAGATCTTTAAAGGCAGAACCAAATTCTAAACAGCAGTTTTGTTTGGAAAGGTGTAGGtgtgaatttttttatttatctaaatAAAGGAGTTAATATAGAATAGTGCCTAGCAGATGGTTAACtgctataaaaataattatattaaataaatcagtgttttctaattttcctatAATAAACGTGTATTATACAACAGACAataaaagtaatttgaaaaaGACTTCTGGCTCCATTAAAGTTAATATGAAGAGAGGAACATTTTGTTAACAGGAGGAACTCAATCAGATTTGCTGACTAATGGTTCAGGGGGCTGAACCCGAGGAAGGAGCCGGAAATGACCTCCAAGTGCCAAAGGCAGGCCTGGCTGACCACAAGGAAGTTGATCCATAGATGTTCTTGGCAAGACTCAGTTCATGGGAGGCCTGCTTTTATGGGAGGGACAAGAAAATGCCCTTCTTGACTGCAGCCCACACAAAGAGCTCATGACTTGGTTTTCTGAGTCAAGTATTTATTTGGCAACGTTCCTCCCTGATAATGCAGCCACGTGAGAGGAGAAACCACAGGCCATCACCCAGCCTCCAAAGCATCTCCAGAAAATCAGGAACCAAGAGCCCCCTCCTCCGCTGTCACTTTCCTGTCCTGATGGAGTTGGCGTGTGGAGGACTCACCACAGGACAGCAAAGCATCTGCGAGATGTTCCTTCTCCCGAATCACACGGCAGCAGTAGAAACAGGACCCAGCAGCTGGGAACCTTGTCCCTGCACTTCACTGGGCAGGAAGAAAGGACCCCAGAGGACAAGGCTCCCAGGGGCTGCCGTTCTGGCTCCTGACTATGGGGAAAGGCAGGGGTTCCAGGCTGCCAGTTCAGGCTCAGATTGGAGTTACAGGTAGGCTCCACGCCCTCCAAGGCTGAAAGCAGGTGCAGCAGGAGGGGCACCTGCTCACAGGAAGAGGCTGTCATCGCCCCTCAAAATGGGCTGTGATTTGCTCCAAAGTCTTGCCTTTGGTCTCAGGGACACAGGCCAGAGTGAAAAGGACACCGaagaaggagaaggcagaggcCAGCCAAAAGGCACCATAGGGCCTGAGAACCTCCTGCAAAGAGAGGGGCGAGGCTGTGTTAAGACGCAGCAGGTCAGGAGCCCTCCTGGGCCCAGGAGCTGAGgccccaccccgccacccccaGGCTCAGGGATGTGGAGCAAGGCCTGGTGGGCCGTCCAGAAGCCCGAGCTGAGCACTGTCCAAGCTGTGGAGGGTGCGTGGTGGGGACACTGAGCTCAGTGTGACGAAGCGACTGCCCCCAGGTCAGAGGCCCACCATCAAGTGACAGCTGGGCTCACGTCCCCAGGGTCTGACTCCAGGGCCCAGAGACTTCCCTCTCTGCTCGGTCTGGCCCTGCCCTCTGTGATCCCTGCCGCCTTAGGAGTCTCTCTCCTTGGTGCCGGAGGAAATGGGTGAGCTCTCAGTAGGTGGTGATGGGGCCGTGTGCACACATGGGGACACTCAGGGCCCATGAATGGAGGGGAGAGTGAGCAGCAGCCCTGGGTCACAGCCGTgcatcctccccacccagcccgTGTCATCCCAGGTGCCAGGAGCAAAGTCTGCCGCCTTCCAGCTCCTCTTCCTCGGGCACCGGCCATCCCACCTCTCCCTCCTGGAAGCCTTTCTCTTGGTCTCGCAGTGATGGCCAGATCACTCTTAGTCCCTTGCTGCCATCCCCTCCTTGACTGTTGGTCCTCTCCAAGCTCCTGGAAGTCACCTCTCCTCCAGGGCTTTGCTCTGGTCTTCCTGATGAGCTCCCTGGAGTAGCACAGCCCTGCGGGGTCCAGGCCAGCCCCAAGCATCCACGCCAATCATGACCAGCCTCCCCTtgccccagcccagcctcctggTGGTTCATCCTCCCACCACTGCCCACTGTCATACCAGCCCTTGTGATAAAGGGGACCCTGTCCATCTCATTCACTGCTGCTCTGGCACCCTAAATAGGCCTGGACCTGGCAGGTACCAGGAGCATTGGGGGGAGTCGGGGGAGAAAGACTGAATAGATGGCTTGACTGTCTGCACCAGAGCGGTGCCTGCATTGGATCGGAGGCCTTGAGACCGGGACCATGTCTGCCTCAGCCCATCCACCAGCCAGTGGCAAAATGTGGAACCGAACTGACGCTTCTATCAGCTCAAAGAGGAAGGCACTGTCCCCCTTCTCCGCTTTGAGCCAAGGAAGCCGGTTCAGAGACAGGGAAGCAGcgcacccaaggtcacacagcgggAAGCGGCCAAGGTGGGGACGGGGCCCAGGCCTGCTGACTCCAAAGCTGGAGTTTCTCACGCAGCCTTGCTTCCCAAAGTCCCCAAAGTCCAGTCCTGCTGTCCTTCCACCTCGACAGCCTGGAGGGTCCCCAGTGGTCACAGCCTGGGTTCCTTGGCTGCCCCAGCCCGTCTGCTTCCCCGACCCCCAGCTAAGACGGGGTCGCAGGCTGGCGGGGCTTCAGCCTGCACACAAGGCCACCAACCCTGAGTCTGTCACAAGAGTAATTCTGAGAAGTGCTTCTCTGCAGACTCTGGGAGGGGGAGGCTGTCAGGGCCTGCACTCACCATGAGGCTGCTGAACTCTTTGGTCACCAGAAAGGCCATGAACCAGTTGGTGAGGACACAGACGCCGGTGGCCACGCCCTTGACGGGCAGAGGGAAGATCTCAGACATGAGGAGCCAGGGGATGGGCCCCCAGCCCACAGCGAAGCCTGCAAGGGCAAGAAAGGCCTCAGGTGCGcagggctgggccctgggctTGCCGAAGACCCCCTGGACTGAAGCGGTGCCCGAATCCAGCCTGGGTCTCAGGTCGCTCCCCTCACTTCTGAATCATCAGGCCTTGGCTCTATAGAACAGCACGGGAACGGGGCCTGCTCGGAGGGCGCCTGTGGGGCAGACGTGAAAGGAGCAGAGAGGGGCTGAGCCGGTGCCCGTCACACGGTCAGATCTGTGAACCCAGGGGTGAGGCCGAGCAGGCCTGGACTCCCGGGAGCCACGGGAACCTGGCAATGACACGGTGGCCCCCTCAACCTCCCCTCGGCCCCCCACTCACCAGCGATGAAGAGGCACATGCTGCCCACCGCCAGCCAGGCCAGCCCCGTGTTGGTATCGGCGGGCCCCATGGAGAGGTGCGCCGGGAGGTCCACGTGCGAGGAGTTGCTGGGGCCGCCCTCGGTCAGCTTGAAGTAGGCGCCAAAGGCGCTGGTGCTGAACGCCATGACCACACCTGCGGGGGGAAGGATGCGGTGGCAGGGCAGCGGGAGGGCGCGGGGAGGCGGCCCGCAGGCCGGGCACGTGGCAGTCGGGGGGCTGGCGGGTCAGTGCACGGGGCCCACAGCAGGCGGCCTAGACTCCACTGCGAGAGGCAGCGAACGGACTCCCGCCGGGGCACCCTcgccccagcctggccctgccagTCCCGGCTTGGACCTCACACCTCAGCCGACCCCAAGAAGCTTCTGGAAGCAGACCCTCCCCTGGCTTTGAGGAAGCAGGAGCAACCACCAGCAGCCAGGCCCACTTCCCCTGCAGCACCGAGGGCCTGATGGGGCCAGGCCCATGAGGAGCCTTCCTCACATTGCGTGCTGATTCTCTCCACGACCCGCCACCACCTGCATTTCAGAGAGGAAGCTGGCTCAGGTAGTCAACTGCCCAGAGAGGCCACAGGCTTCGGGACCTCTTCACCCCCAGGCCGTCGGTCTCCTCACTGTCAACTGGGCCCTGTGGGCGCCTTCTCCTAGGTTCTCAGCCCAGGTCAGGGCGTGCCGCAGCGGTGCGGTGAGCGCGGGCCGGGCCTGGAGCGAATGCTCCCCTGAAGTCCTGCCCGTGCCCTCGGGGACACTCAGCCCTTGTCCTCCTCCCGCAACATGGTGACCTCAGCCAAGGCCCTCCAGCCTGTGGTGGGAGGCTGGCCTGGACCCCTGCAGAGGGCAGAGCCTTCCCCCTGGAGCCTCACCTGACAAGGTCAGCAGCAGCCTCCGTCCGGCTCTGTCCATGATCAGGGCCGCTGTGGCAGTGAACAGCACCTGGATGAGGCCCACGACGACTGAGGCCAGGCTGCTGTCCTGGGGAGATGGGCCAGGTGGGTCAGGCGGACACCCCGAGACTGGGCCCCACCCATACGGCCTCCGGGTGAGGTAGGCAGGGGCAGAGGCCTCTTTACCTTGAACTTGGCCTCCTCAAAGATAGTCTCTGCATAGAACATGACGGCATTGATGCCCGATAGCTGCTGGAAGGCCATCAGGGAGATGCCGATGATGAAGGGCTTGTAGACGCCAGGACGCCACAGCTGGGCCATGTGGAAGCCCTGCTCAGATGGATACTGGGCATCAGGGCTTCTCTCTACCTCTCCTGACAGTGCCCTGGCTCTGAGCGCCCCCGTCCTGGGGCCTGGTGGAGTGAGGGAGCCTCTGGGTCTTGTTGCAGCCCTCCTGAAGTCTCTGCATCAGGGCCCCACATCACTTTAACCTCCCCATTTGTAAGGTGATAGGATCCTCCGTCCCCACGTCCCTTCCTGATTTTCTGGGGGATCCACGAGGATGCTCTCTGAGCAGAGAACCCAGGATTCCCGAGTCCCACCGGCCTTGGGTCTGGGTCTGGGCCAAGCACCTTCCCTAGCCCCACTGATCCTTACCACCACCGCCAGGCACGTGCTATGACCCCGCTTTACAGGGGAAGAAACTCAGGTTAAAGATGGGACGGTCACACAGCAGGTAAG is a genomic window of Muntiacus reevesi chromosome 3, mMunRee1.1, whole genome shotgun sequence containing:
- the SLC2A8 gene encoding solute carrier family 2, facilitated glucose transporter member 8 isoform X2 is translated as MTPEDQEETQPLLGPLGGSAPRGRRVFLAAFAAALGPLSFGFALGYSSPAIPSLRRAAPPAPHLDEDAASWFGNLWMLLGGRLLTGLACGIASLVAPVYISEIAYPEVRGLLGSCVQLMVVTGILLAYLAGWVLEWRWLAVLGCVPPSFMLLLMCFMPETPRFLLSQHKRQEAMAAMQFLWGSGQGWEEPPIGAEHQGFHMAQLWRPGVYKPFIIGISLMAFQQLSGINAVMFYAETIFEEAKFKDSSLASVVVGLIQVLFTATAALIMDRAGRRLLLTLSGVVMAFSTSAFGAYFKLTEGGPSNSSHVDLPAHLSMGPADTNTGLAWLAVGSMCLFIAGFAVGWGPIPWLLMSEIFPLPVKGVATGVCVLTNWFMAFLVTKEFSSLMEVLRPYGAFWLASAFSFFGVLFTLACVPETKGKTLEQITAHFEGR
- the SLC2A8 gene encoding solute carrier family 2, facilitated glucose transporter member 8 isoform X5, with protein sequence MPFVTGFTVITAAQNLWMLLGGRLLTGLACGIASLVAPVYISEIAYPEVRGLLGSCVQLMVVTGILLAYLAGWVLEWRWLAVLGCVPPSFMLLLMCFMPETPRFLLSQHKRQEAMAAMQFLWGSGQGWEEPPIGAEHQGFHMAQLWRPGVYKPFIIGISLMAFQQLSGINAVMFYAETIFEEAKFKDSSLASVVVGLIQVLFTATAALIMDRAGRRLLLTLSGVVMAFSTSAFGAYFKLTEGGPSNSSHVDLPAHLSMGPADTNTGLAWLAVGSMCLFIAGFAVGWGPIPWLLMSEIFPLPVKGVATGVCVLTNWFMAFLVTKEFSSLMEVLRPYGAFWLASAFSFFGVLFTLACVPETKGKTLEQITAHFEGR